In the Drosophila virilis strain 15010-1051.87 chromosome 4, Dvir_AGI_RSII-ME, whole genome shotgun sequence genome, ATCAACTATTTCTTTTCAAACTAGTCTGTCAGTATGTTTATCGGATCGacccaatatatcatatagctaacCATTGTTAAACCTTGTGTCTCTACAAAGCTTTTTCAAAATTGGAATACCATTAAGCATAGATCGCATATCTGACCTAAGAGTACACGTATTCGAAATGCACCTAAAATCTGCTTTATAACAAGGATCAAGGATATGTAGAATTTGCTAACTGGAGATCGTTATCATATTGTGGATAGTCAACGTCTGCGCTTAGCAACCGTTTTTTTTGCTTCCGAACTTGCTTTGCGCTTTCCAGTGGATTGCGACGGTGATGGCTCGTAATCATTTTGATCCTCCTGTTTGCCGGTGCGCACTTCACGATTCACCTTGTAGGCGGCGCTCATGCGTTTTATGTTTTCCTTGTGGACAATATCGTGATTGACAATTCGATGTGGATAATCAACGCCAAGCACACATCCGTACTCACGCTGAGCGCTAAGTGTTGCTTTCCATGGCTCATAGATACATCCCGCTGGATATTTAGCCAGTTCCGGGACGTATTTCCTTATGTAGGCGCCAGTGGGATCAGTTTTCTTTCCAAATGCTACTGGACTGTAAACACGAAAATATTGATGAAAGAACGCGGAAGCTGAGAGCCACATCCAGTTTCCTGCATTTAATGCCCAGTCCTGGTCAAGAAGCAGCTGCTCAAAGACCCGCTGTCCATCCTCCCAGCTGATCCACAAATCGCCGCGCGTCAAAAAACAAGCAACCGCATGACGCGCCAAGTGATGTATCCAGCCCTCTTGCCGGAGCTGGCGCATTATGGCATCGATAAAGGGATACCCAGTTCGTCCGTGCGTCCAGGCCTCCAGATGATCAGGTTGCTTTTGCCAGGGTATTTGCAGGCAGTAAGCATTGCCCAGCATACGGTCGAAATTGGGATCAGCTGCGGCTACCGTATAGTAAAATTCGCGCCACAGCAGCTGACCGACTAGTGAAACGGGCGGTTTGGAATGCTTTGGCTTCCGCACCAGAATCTCTTTAAGCCGTTCATGCAGCAGCCGCGCGCTAAGGCAGccgaattttaaatatggacTGAGCACCGTAGTGCTTGGTTCAAGCGAGTTTGGTGCCGTGTTCGGCTTCTCAAAAGCTGCCACCCAATTCTCGTCGATAAGTGATGCTTCCATGCGACGCAGTGCCTCTGTTTCACCTATCAGTTCAGACTTTTTAAACATTGCTACGCTAAGTTATGTTATTTTTGCCTTACCGCCTGGAAATTTGTTCACGCCGAGCTCCTGGGGCCGCTTGACTAACTGATCTAACGTTGGACAGTCATAGACGCATGAATCGACCGCTTCGAATTCATCTGCTATTGGCTTAATTCCATCCGGAAGGCCCTCTGGAACAGCCAGCACTTTGGGCAACTTCAGCTTATCGACAATACCCAAGAACTTCTGGTAGGTAACAGGCGCTTTACCAAGATTTTTGGCTATAACCAGCTCTGGATTATAAATCGTGTGCGAGCAGTGGGTATCCACTTTGACTCCATGTTCCGATGCTATCTTTTGTACCGTCGTATCACGCTGCAGGGCGTACGGTTCAATATCCGATTCAAATGTCAATAGCTGAACGTTCCAACGCTCGAACAGCTCAGGAAAAACATCAACGGGCTTGCCGCGAACAATATACAGGCGCGAATTAAGTTCCTTGAGCTTTTTGTCCAAGTCGACGAGAGATTGTTGAAGAAAACGCCAACGATTGGCGCCCACTTGCATCCAATCCAAGATACCAGGATCTAATATAAATATAGGTCGAACATAGAACTTTTCCGGCGACGCGCGAGcatcattaaatatttgtgacAGCGCGGGGTTGTCGTGAACACGAAGTCCCTTGCGGAACCAGTGGACAAGTGTACGACGTTTTGCAGACATCTGAATCCCTTCAATAGctatttttatgtgttttaagctttatttttgaaaacagAAAGGAAACGCCACCCGCCTGTTTTTATGGGCTGCCAATCTGCTTGCAGGTTCCAAATAATACTAAATGGTATTCAGTATTCTAGAGATTGCAGGCCGGCAAAAATACCTAATGGTATTCAGTATTCAGAATTGAGTATTCTAGTATTCTGGTGCAGAAGCACCGGTAATCTTATTTTATACAAtacataaaagaaatatataaataatccaAATGTTGTCATTAGTTTAATAAATTAGCAACCAATAATAGAAAGCCTTGTGTGTTAAGTACAATAAGCAATAATTGGCCTATGCGTTAATGCGCAATCAACGAGCATCGGCAACGTCAAAATGGATCTGCTTGACTCAATACTTAACTCAATGGATGCTCCGCCAACCACAAATGAACAGCAAAAGACGCTGATCAAAAAACAGCGGGAAATGGTGGAGCGGatgcaaaacaagcaaaaggaAGAGCTGTTGCGATTTCGAAAGTACGTCGAGGAAAGGATGGGACGATTTGCTAAGGATGATCGCACATACATTGAGTTCCAGCCGTTGGACAAGGTGCATCGCTCAGTTATACACGAAATAGCGGAGAATGGTGGTTTCATAGCAATGAGCTTTGGTCGCGAGGACGAGGACCGGCACTCGGTAGTCTACAAGAAGGAACACCCACCCAGCGAGGACGAGGTAACAGCCCGTCGTAACGGCGAAGGCTGGAGCAAGGACATAGCCAAAGAATACTCTGAGCGGCGGAAAGAGCGCCTGGCCCAGGAGCAAAGTCTGATCGACAAGCAATCCACGTCTGAAGCGGGCTCCAGCGCAgcccacagcagcagcgcggACACAAGCGCTGAAGTGAAACCAACCTccaattataaaacaaaatatgcccACCTTATCGGCGAATCGGCGGCTCTGCAAGCAGCCCgcaaaacagaaacaaatcAGAGCTACGGCTTTGTGCCCAGCAAGAACAAAAAGGACATGCGCTCCATTGAGCAGACGCTGGCCGACATACAGGCCAAGAAGCGTTTGaaattgcaacagcagcagcaggagcaggaacaGGAGCAGGAACACGAACTGACAGCGTCACAGGCTGAGAATCACGACGCAGAACAgcgataaaaataagtttgtgCGGAAAATAGAATTAAgataatgtatgtatgttttgtTAGTTATTCACAGTTAATCTGATGAGAAGTCAGTTTAAATGTTGGGCATACACGAATATGTTCACAAATATGTATctgaaagcaatttaaattgttagcCAGTTAAGAACATTAGCTGCGgattttttaaaaaagaaGTTATATCAACTGCAGTGTCCAATTAgcaatttctatttatataataaaacataaaatgttagtcaatagcaacaaaacaaaagtgctgtttatttaatgccaattggaaaaactaaaaatgacCGAAATAATACTGAAACCCGCCCCACATATAAGTATTTTAAAACGTACTAAAATTTACCAATTTTAGAAGTGAAAACGACACACCACGTGGATGAGGCTCATAGCGAGGTTGGAAACAGCAAAGAAATGTTCATTAAACTAGCTGTTTTtacaattgaatttgaatcaattgaaaatgggtaaaaaggctATAGTGTTTTTAACCTTCAATAATTGACTATAGCAATTACAAGGCAACAAAACACGTGGGAATTgtaagtataaatatattagaaCTAACATGAAACAtgttttatatgcatatgtaaaaAAGAATAGGCATtcataaatacaaatgtacataccttatatatattactCATCATTTTGTTACGTTTTTTCAGATGATGTCTTCCATTTCAATAAAACAAGAAGCGAAGACCTTGCGTGTCTGACAAGTTTGTAAGTTCCGCTCATTTGTGCACATTTGAAATATTCTCCACTTTAATGATGAAAGCTTTGATAGGGACATCTGATGTCTATGATTGATTTATCACTTTTTATATAGAACTGAACTTATCAGCAGATGTCAtgatttatttagtttttgcaatgctaaaaaaattattttattttaggaaGACGTCAGCTACTTGGCGGTTTATACTTATACGGCGGCTGTGCCTGGAATATGTGTTGCTCCTAATAAAGTCAGGCAACTTCCAGATGCCAAATGAATCGGAAATCAATGTAAGAATACGCTGAGTCCCAcacatatttaataaacaattagtATGATGATAACTTTGATAGGGACATCTGATGTCTATGATTGATTTATCACTTTTTAACAAAACTGATTCAGCACATTGCTTTTATTATAGTTAACTTAGTTGTTGCCTTTCCTAATACTTTCTGTGTTTTTCTTTAGGAGATCTCGTCCAAAGGGAGTACCGATCTGTTGGTCAAGTAGGAAGGATGCTGCACTcgaataaaaagaaacacaagTAAGCAAATTCATAAAACTCCGACACACGCCTTAACCCGATTAGAATGATGATAACTTTGATAGGGACATCTGATGTCTATGATTGATTTAtcactttttataaaactgACACAAAATAAAGCATGATTATGATTTACTTCGTTTGTGCAAAGCTAAACAgattattttctttcttttaggAGTACGTCACCTATTTGTCGTTCTACCAATGCCGTCTTATGCCTGGACTATATGTAGTTCCTAATAAAGTGAGGCAACTCCCAGATGCTGAATGGATCTGAACTTTTTGTAAGAATATGCTACTATTCCGACACATAATTCATATCCAATTATAATGATGATACTTTTGATAGGGACATCTGATGTCTATGATTGATTTATCACTTTTCATTTGTATAACTGATCCAGCAataagcaaacatttataTTGACCAAGTCTTTGCAATGCCTAAtactttatttctttattttttaggaACGCACGTCCAGCGGAGCACCTCAAAGTCGTCGTCCAATTGACCTCTCTCTATTTGTATTGTTTGATTATTTAGATGTGCACTATATTAAGAGTATATATGTTACTAGatgcatttgttttctttgagtcaaattatgaaaatataaagttttatttctatatttgAGTTGGGATGAAACCATGCTTTTTGGTGGTCCTGATTACTCGCAATTCATTCAGATGTGTGACCAGAGGcagcaaaaacgaaaaatcccgaaaatatattgataaatatttacatatgtcaAATATCGGCTTATATTCGAATATCGCAACTTACCCCACCCCTATCTCGAACTATCGATACTAATTGTAAAAAGGCGCCTCATTTTTACATGCGTATATTATCAACCAAAACCCAATGAAAGTGTTACAGTTAATAGAAATTCCaggcttttttttaaattgtccGTGTCGGCTTATATGTAGTTTTCAAGCTCTgacaaattaacaaaaatacaaaaaaactaACGCGTGCCTAAAAGTAGAAAAGTTTTCACATTAAATAGAAGTCAGAATTTCGGTAAACTCAGCACATggaccattaataaaaaaaacaaatatcatATGGCTGTCAGCTGTTCAAGTGCAACTCTTGCACAGCTGTTTTCAACATTAACTTTGATCAGAATTCACAGATGAAATGGTGACAAGCACTTCTAGCAACTGTTACAAATCGAGCGCCGCGTTACCCACAACGATTGTACGATTGATCCAATGAATCGGAGCAAGTTTCCAAATATGTTGCCTACCAAATCGGACTCACGACGGCGCCTGAATGCCACTGGGGCGTCGACTGGTGCCAGCAGCAAGGCCGCTGAAGGTGCCTCCGAGACGGATGGCTTTGTAAACGAGCAATGGCTACCACCGAATGTGGATGAATCGACACCGTGGAAGACAATCGCCATCATACTCACATTGTTTATCGGGGGAActgtatgtacacatatgtatgccgAGTGTCAGTACAAATTGGGATGATCCGTCTTTTCGATCTGTATTTAGATATGCATTTGTTGTGCGGCATTAGATTGGATTGCGGACGTAGGTCAGGACCGATCAGATCGCATCTGGGCCGTTACAATAATTGGCGCGTTGACGATTATTCCCGGCGGGTACTATCTTTACATtcttttgtgtattttaatgCATCGCAATGGTTACACGATGGATGATATACGTCGATTGGGTTAAAGGTGGCTCCGGAAACTCTGCAAATGTACTtattaactatttttaaaaagttgcCGTCAAAACtgcgcatttatttattgtataaaaatattgtaaatacatacatgttATCAAATTTGTTGTGGTTGACGCGCTCAACTTGAGGATTTAATAAGCGAAACATCTACCTATCAATATTTCACTTTCAGGTTTGAAGctgtatacatatagatatatagatcatactatttacatatattatggCATTTTCAGCTGTGAAGCATAGTGCGTAGTTTgagcttaaatatatatatatatatttttctttatatatacatataatgcttattaatttgaaaacaattgcttttcattttacaACAACGGTAAGATATTTGTGTTTACACAGATTAACAGCGCTATCTATCATATATCGCATAGAACTACAGGAGGCAGCACATATACAGTACTAGGTATACGTAATACAGAAACAAATACAAGTACAgatacaacaaaattaaactaGAAATCATTAACAATTTACTCAATCACGGCTCTACAACAGTCACCTCAATAggtggtataaatttccatatATGCGCCTGTTGCTCGTCAAGGCTAGAAGCCGACAGAGTATTTAAATTGGCTGCTGGAGATGACAATGTTTCTAATTGACTTAAGTTGGTAGCTTCTGGACAGGAACGGCTCAAAATACTGCTACTCTGCTGTGGTTTGGTGGCGCACTCAATGCTGGTCTTGAAACGACCAGGCGTAAAAAATATCACAGAGCAATTATGCTGCGATTGCTCGTACTTATCCAAAACAGGGATTGTTATTCTGcagtatacaaatattattttttaaatattgtagcGAGAGAATATGTTGCCCATACCGGTTAGGTCCAGAAATTGCCACCCGTGTCTCTAGATTGTAGTTTTCTATGCCATTTAAGTAGTCTTGATAGAATTTGATAGTTAATACCAAATTCTTGAGTGGCTGTAAAGATTGATTCGTGAGATTGATGCTAAGTAGTGCTCGCTGCCCAACGGTGCATATTATTTCGCTGTGTGGCTGCACTGGCGTATCCTGGAAGCTTATAGctttaaaaagaaaccaaacattaaataaaacgTTGATAGCAAGGCGGTAATTACTTACCCCACTGAAGAGGCGAGATTGTGGTCAAGTCCACCATACTATGGGAGAGAACAATTCCACGTAGCGAAGCAGTGCCTTTAATATCAGTGCCCGTTAGCAGCCAATTAATTTTTACGCGCTCAGCTATGTGAGTTGAGCAAAGCTTGCTGAGTGCCTCGCTGAAGGACAGTATCTGCGTGCGAAAGCACAGCTCTGCGTTTGAAAGAAAGAGTTATTTAAAGACAGATACAATGGGAAAGACATGAATATAGTACCGCGTTCCAGATTCTCAGCAACTTCCGCTGCACGTGCTACACAAATTTGCTCCAATGAGCATCGGTCCACTGGAATAGGTACGCGACAACTTTCTTTGGCCTCGATGAGTATATTCTTGTTGTCAGTGTAATTGAGCGACATTTCTTGAGCGGTTAGGTTAGATATGTCCAAGACTAAGTAGAACTGTGAAGGTCTGCAATGAGTTTCAAAATTAATACAACATACGTTACGGGAAGATCCGTTTACTTATGTACATCTCAGCGGGTAGCACATCCCAGCTAGTTATCTGGGCACTAGGAAGCAGCTCTAAGTTAAAAGACACGGCACATTGACGACAGTATCCGGCAACCAAGGCCTCTCCGCCCGAGTACTTGAGACGAAGTTGCGCCTCTACATGTTGGCTGTTTTGTGCGGCGCGCAAGTTCGAGCCCGCTCCGCCTGGCTGCAGACTCAAAGTAGCCAGCGAATGCTGAGCGCCGGAAAAGGTTGAACGAATACTTATATTCTGCGGATCTTGGCGACGATTCTGTGGCGAGCTGACACGCAAGGGCAGGCTTGCAGACTGGCCGGACATGTTAGAGTACTGCGATAGCGAAGAAGCCCCATATTCAGAAGAGGCACCGGCTGCGCAAGATTGTATTGAGTCGGCTGGCAGGGGACAAACAAAATCAGCATCCGCATAAATGTGTAGTATAAATTCAATAGTGCTTAGCGGAGGCACGGGCAGCTGAGCCTGGAACGTAAGTGCTGTTATCACAGACCATTTTACACGTGTTGTATAAGTTTACCTGCAGAGCCGCTTCATCAATTCGAAACATTTTCTTATGCATATCTTGCTCCACATTTGAATTAATGCTTACTTCGAGGTGTTCCAGCGGCAAAGTGTTGCTCTCGTTCCGGATGGTTATGATGCAACTTGAGGATTCTCCATTGTATAAGGTCAGACTTGCAGATGTAACCACAAGGTCCGCACTGTTCATGTTGCTAAATGTGGCCGACTGTGGAAGCGATGTTTTGATAGTGATACTCGGCAAAGCTGGTATCACATCCAACAGATAGTTAGGCGGAAAGTTGCGTCCCCGCATATGCTTCAGCCGGCAGTTAGACTTAAC is a window encoding:
- the LOC6627497 gene encoding transmembrane protein 230 — protein: MNRSKFPNMLPTKSDSRRRLNATGASTGASSKAAEGASETDGFVNEQWLPPNVDESTPWKTIAIILTLFIGGTICICCAALDWIADVGQDRSDRIWAVTIIGALTIIPGGYYLYILLCILMHRNGYTMDDIRRLG
- the LOC6627498 gene encoding sperm-associated antigen 7, with the translated sequence MDLLDSILNSMDAPPTTNEQQKTLIKKQREMVERMQNKQKEELLRFRKYVEERMGRFAKDDRTYIEFQPLDKVHRSVIHEIAENGGFIAMSFGREDEDRHSVVYKKEHPPSEDEVTARRNGEGWSKDIAKEYSERRKERLAQEQSLIDKQSTSEAGSSAAHSSSADTSAEVKPTSNYKTKYAHLIGESAALQAARKTETNQSYGFVPSKNKKDMRSIEQTLADIQAKKRLKLQQQQQEQEQEQEHELTASQAENHDAEQR
- the phr6-4 gene encoding cryptochrome-2, whose product is MSAKRRTLVHWFRKGLRVHDNPALSQIFNDARASPEKFYVRPIFILDPGILDWMQVGANRWRFLQQSLVDLDKKLKELNSRLYIVRGKPVDVFPELFERWNVQLLTFESDIEPYALQRDTTVQKIASEHGVKVDTHCSHTIYNPELVIAKNLGKAPVTYQKFLGIVDKLKLPKVLAVPEGLPDGIKPIADEFEAVDSCVYDCPTLDQLVKRPQELGVNKFPGGETEALRRMEASLIDENWVAAFEKPNTAPNSLEPSTTVLSPYLKFGCLSARLLHERLKEILVRKPKHSKPPVSLVGQLLWREFYYTVAAADPNFDRMLGNAYCLQIPWQKQPDHLEAWTHGRTGYPFIDAIMRQLRQEGWIHHLARHAVACFLTRGDLWISWEDGQRVFEQLLLDQDWALNAGNWMWLSASAFFHQYFRVYSPVAFGKKTDPTGAYIRKYVPELAKYPAGCIYEPWKATLSAQREYGCVLGVDYPHRIVNHDIVHKENIKRMSAAYKVNREVRTGKQEDQNDYEPSPSQSTGKRKASSEAKKTVAKRRR